In Myxocyprinus asiaticus isolate MX2 ecotype Aquarium Trade chromosome 3, UBuf_Myxa_2, whole genome shotgun sequence, the following proteins share a genomic window:
- the LOC127419789 gene encoding bone morphogenetic protein 10-like, with product MAGRRFCNFWIMWSSTTSVLLAFLLMFGGPFFAHSNPISSPEKLRTAPGLDDGHGGVVDPSLLEQNSEVDMQSLLETLKGQFLRTFNLSGLSAPMQLGAPRIEPPEYMLELYNRFANDRTAMPSANIVRSFKNEDSSPCNVGPGGVRQHPLLFNVSIPYHEKVTSAELRLYTLVQTDRHKYAGVDRKVTIYEVKQRETNNSQQIRRDDIEGGGKPKQEGETELVELASRQVYGTDNGWESFDMTAAVHRWRKSDYGTTHRLEVHISSLNSQSAAASEGEDSGNSIGGDMDIDTSLEDKHNPLMIVFSDDQSIDHRGDKRELNELIQHETTGRGFQDNLEQELTGLWEGLGLTGQKDGNEEEEPSEEALLQMRSNLIYDTASRIRRNAKGNQCKKNSLYVDFKDIGWDSWILAPSGYEAFECTGMCTYPMTKHVTPTKHAIVQTLVSLKSPQRVSKACCVPTKLDPISLLYLDDAGVVTYQYKFEGMVVAECGCR from the exons ATGGCTGGCAGAAGGTTTTGTAATTTCTGGATAATGTGGTCATCCACCACATCTGTTTTACTTGCCTTCCTCCTAATGTTTGGGGGGCCTTTTTTTGCACACAGTAACCCTATCAGCTCCCCAGAGAAGCTCCGCACTGCTCCCGGGCTGGATGATGGGCATGGAGGGGTGGTGGACCCCTCACTCCTGGAGCAGAACAGTGAGGTGGACATGCAGAGCTTGCTGGAAACCCTGAAGGGGCAGTTTCTACGCACCTTCAACCTGTCAGGTCTCAGTGCCCCTATGCAGCTGGGGGCCCCTCGCATAGAGCCCCCTGAGTACATGCTGGAGCTCTACAACCGCTTTGCCAATGACCGGACCGCCATGCCTTCTGCAAACATTGTACGCAGCTTTAAAAACGAAG ACTCCTCCCCATGCAATGTGGGACCTGGTGGGGTGAGACAACACCCACTTCTCTTCAATGTATCCATCCCATACCATGAGAAAGTCACTTCAGCTGAGCTCCGACTTTACACTCTGGTCCAAACGGACCGCCACAAATATGCTGGTGTTGACAGAAAAGTGACAATATATGAGGTGAAACAGCGAGAAACTAACAACAGTCAGCAAATAAGAAGGGATGATATTGAGGGAGGAGGGAAACCCAAACAAGAGGGTGAAACTGAACTAGTGGAGTTGGCATCTCGACAGGTGTACGGCACAGATAATGGATGGGAATCTTTCGATATGACAGCTGCAGTGCACCGTTGGAGAAAATCAGACTATGGCACTACCCACAGGCTGGAGGTCCATATATCCAGTTTGAATTCTCAGAGTGCTGCAGCATCTGAAGGTGAGGATAGTGGCAATTCCATAGGAGGGGACATGGACATTGACACAAGTCTGGAGGATAAGCACAACCCCTTAATGATTGTCTTCTCTGATGACCAGAGCATAGACCACCGTGGAGACAAACGCGAGCTGAATGAGCTGATCCAGCATGAGACCACTGGGAGGGGCTTTCAGGACAACCTTGAGCAGGAGCTGACTGGTCTTTGGGAGGGCCTGGGACTTACAGGACAAAAAGATGGCAATGAGGAGGAGGAGCCAAGTGAGGAAGCTCTCCTACAGATGCGCTCCAACCTCATCTATGACACAGCATCTAGGATTCGACGCAATGCCAAAGGCAACCAGTGTAAAAAGAATTCCCTCtatgttgacttcaaagacattGGCTGGGACAGCTGGATCTTGGCACCCTCTGGATACGAAGCCTTTGAGTGTACAGGAATGTGCACTTACCCTATGACCAAAcatgttacaccaacaaaacatgcCATTGTACAAACTCTGGTCAGCCTGAAAAGTCCACAGAGAGTGTCCAAGGCTTGTTGCGTACCCACTAAACTAGATCCCATCTCTTTACTCTACCTAGATGATGCAGGTGTGGTTACATATCAGTATAAATTTGAAGGTATGGTGGTAGCAGAGTGTGGATGCAGGTAG